The sequence below is a genomic window from Halococcus salsus.
GAGCAGGAGGACCGTGGCGATGTCGAACCGAAACGAGACGAACAGCAGCGGCGGGATGTAGGCGATGCCGGCCTTCGCCGCGACGAACGTCCCGCCGAACAGCAGGGCCGTCGCGACGAACAGCAGGGGGACCCGGTGGCGCGCCACCCTACCGCTCCCTCCGGTTCGACACGACGGGTCCGTTCATACCGTCGAGACGGCGTTGCGGGTGAAATACCTGTGCAGAAACGCCGACGGACCCTGATCGAATTTCACTGCGCGACGCGTATTCACGGCGTGAATCGACCGCGACGAGGTCCCGCCATCCGGCGATCACACGGCCGATACCGAACAACGGAGCCGGTTCGAAGCGACCCGGTCGAACGCCACATGGGATTTTAGGCAACCCGAAAAACCGAAACGCCTTTACCTCTTTAGGGTTGCCTAAAACCATGAACACGTTCGTCTCCGGATGGTCGGCCCCGGCGGGTTCGAGGGAAGCGGCCGGCCGTCCGGCAGCGCAGGTCGAATCGAGTACGGGGACGACCCGGTCATGAGCTCCCACCCGACGCTCCGCGAGATCCGTGCGCGGCTCGTCTCGCTCGCCAGCGAGGACGGCCGCTACGTCGTCGTCTGCGGGCGCACGGATGCCCGACCGGTGCCGGTTTCGGGGCTTCGGTTCGCCGACCGTGGGACCGCGGCGAGCGCGGTTCGGGTGGCCGAGGCCTACCGCGCTCGTCTCCGTCGGTACGACCCCCGGCTCCCGGTCCACGAGTTCGTCGTCCACGAGACGGCCGCGACCGACCCGCGGGGCCAGCACCGGCGGGTGCCCGTATCGGTCGGCTGTGACGAGCCCTCACCGGCGAGTGACCGCGAAACGGCCGGTATGGCGGGTGACGACCGATGACCGTCGAGACGTACGTCGAGCGCGCACGGGGCCGAGTGGACGACGAGCGAACCGCCACCGAGAACAAACGAGCGGCCTACCGCCGGTTCGTCGCGAGCGTGAAGGAGACGCCGACCGACTCGCCGGTCGGCCGTGGCGGCGGCCCGACCGCGATCGGGTCGGTGGCGGCGGCGAGTTCGACGGGATCGAGCGGCTGCGACCGGGTCCGCGAGCGGTTCGCCGACACCGTGGCCGGCCACCGAACCGTCGATTCGGACCCCGCCGACGGACTCCTCGAAACCGTCGCCGCCGAGCTCTCGGAGGGTATCGCGGTCGCGCTCGCGCCCGCGAACGGTGCCGCGAGCCTCACCGACGGGCTGAAACAGCGTGTGGTCTCGGAGGCGACCACCCGCCAGCACGAACTCCGCGTGATGGCGCGCGCCCTCGAAACCGAGGCCGAATCGCTGGCGGCGGCGGACGAGGCGCTCGGCGACGTCATCGAGTGGCTCGTCGAGGCGAACGAGACGCCGCTCACCGACTGCGACTTCGACGCACTGGCCGAACGGCACGACCGGCTCGCGACCCACCGCGAGCGCTGCCGGACGGTCGCGCGCGACCGGCAGGGGGTGCTTCGGACCACGACGAGCATCGACGCGACGATCGGGCTCGCTCAGCGGGAACTCACCGGCGGCCTCTACGAGGGATTTTCGGTGAACTACCCCGTCCTCTCGACGGCCGTCCGACTCGACGGGCTGTGTGCGGACTGCCAGGACGTCGTGCGCGACCACCTCGTCCGACGCGTTTGACGACCCGACCGGGTCGAGCGCTGCCGAAGTGCTCGATGATGGGGTTTCCACCCATCGTCGTCCGGTCGTGACGGGGTCGATCGACCGGAACCGAACGCGCCGGCTTTACGTCCCGGCCACGGGTTCGCAAACGAATGACGGCGCGCGCTTCAGGGTGGTGGTCGCGACTCGGCGGGTACGACACGCTGGGGCTCGCGGCTGGACTCTGGTTCCTCGCGAAGTTCCTCCGCTACGGGATCTCGGCGCTGTTCCCCCAGTTCCAGACGGCCTTCGGGGTCTCGAACGCCACCCTCGGGGCCGCCTTCTCCGCGATGATGGTACTCTACTCCCTCCTCCAGTTCCCGAGCGGCGCGCTCTCGGACCGGTTGGGAGAGGTCAAGATCATCGCCATCGGGAGCCTCGTGGCCGCGCTCGGGGCGTTCGTGCTCGGGGTCGGGGCTCCGTTCGCGGTCGTGCTCGTCGGGATGGCGCTCGTGGGACTCGGGACCGGGACCCACAAGACCGTCGCCGTCGAGCTGCTCGCGCGTGTCTACCCCGCGCGCGTCGGGCGGTCGCTCGGGATCTTCGACACCGTCGGCGCGCTCGGGGGCGTGGCCGCCCCCGCGGCGGTCGTGCTCGCGACGGGCACCGTGGGCTGGCGGGCCCTGTTCGCCCTCGGCGGGGTCTGCGGCGTCGTGCTCGTCGCAGGCGTCCTCCTCCGGGTGCCGCGTCGTGAGCGAACGGCGTCCGGGGGAGAGCGCTCGCTCGCGATCCGCCCCTACCTCGTGCTCTTTCGCGACCGCCGGCTCGCGGCGTTCGTCGTCGTGACGTTGTGTTTCGGGTTCGCGTACAACGGGCTCGTGGCGTTCCTCCCGCTCTACCTCACCCAGCGCGGCCTCGCGACCGGCACGGCCTCGTTGCTCTACAGCCTCCTCTTCGCCGTCAGCGTGGTCCAGATCCTCACCGGCGGGCTCTCGGACCGGCTCGGCCGGCTCCCGCTCGCCGCGGTCGTGCTGAGCGTGGCGACCGCCGGACTGGTGGGGCTCATCGGCCTCGGCGGTCTCGTGGGTCTCGGCGCGGCCGTCGTCGTGCTCGGGCTCGGGGGCCACGGCTTCCGACCGATCCGCGCGGCACACCTCTCGACGACCATCCCCGAGGAGATCGCCGGCGGCGGGTTGGGCCTCGTGCGAACCCTCCTGATGGGCGTCGGGGCGGTCGCACCCGCGGTGGTCGGGGTCATCGCCGACGTCTCGGATTTCAGGGTCGCGTTCTCGCTGCTCGCGGTCTCGATGGCCGCCGGCGCGGTCGTCGCGGTCGGGCTCGCCGTCACCGAGCAGTAGCGTCCCAACGTCACAGAATCCACGAACAAAACTCCATGGAGGTTTATCGGTGAGCGAAAACGGTTCGACGGGACCCACCGAACCGAGCGGGCATGGTTCCAGAGGAAGGCGAGATCCGGTCGTACGAACGGATGTTCACCGAGGAGGACATCGAACGATTCGCCGAGCTCTCGGGTGACAGCGGGCGACAGCACGTCGAACGCGACGCGGAAGGGCGGCTCATGGCACAGGGACTGCTCACCGCGACGCTGCCGACCAAGATCGGTGGGGAGATGAACTACGTCGCGCGAACCCTCGACTTCGAGTTCCTCCAGCCAGTCTATGCCGGTGACACTATCACCTGCGAGACGGAGATGACGC
It includes:
- a CDS encoding DUF7260 family protein; this translates as MTVETYVERARGRVDDERTATENKRAAYRRFVASVKETPTDSPVGRGGGPTAIGSVAAASSTGSSGCDRVRERFADTVAGHRTVDSDPADGLLETVAAELSEGIAVALAPANGAASLTDGLKQRVVSEATTRQHELRVMARALETEAESLAAADEALGDVIEWLVEANETPLTDCDFDALAERHDRLATHRERCRTVARDRQGVLRTTTSIDATIGLAQRELTGGLYEGFSVNYPVLSTAVRLDGLCADCQDVVRDHLVRRV
- a CDS encoding MFS transporter, translated to MTARASGWWSRLGGYDTLGLAAGLWFLAKFLRYGISALFPQFQTAFGVSNATLGAAFSAMMVLYSLLQFPSGALSDRLGEVKIIAIGSLVAALGAFVLGVGAPFAVVLVGMALVGLGTGTHKTVAVELLARVYPARVGRSLGIFDTVGALGGVAAPAAVVLATGTVGWRALFALGGVCGVVLVAGVLLRVPRRERTASGGERSLAIRPYLVLFRDRRLAAFVVVTLCFGFAYNGLVAFLPLYLTQRGLATGTASLLYSLLFAVSVVQILTGGLSDRLGRLPLAAVVLSVATAGLVGLIGLGGLVGLGAAVVVLGLGGHGFRPIRAAHLSTTIPEEIAGGGLGLVRTLLMGVGAVAPAVVGVIADVSDFRVAFSLLAVSMAAGAVVAVGLAVTEQ
- a CDS encoding DUF7552 domain-containing protein: MVGPGGFEGSGRPSGSAGRIEYGDDPVMSSHPTLREIRARLVSLASEDGRYVVVCGRTDARPVPVSGLRFADRGTAASAVRVAEAYRARLRRYDPRLPVHEFVVHETAATDPRGQHRRVPVSVGCDEPSPASDRETAGMAGDDR
- a CDS encoding FAS1-like dehydratase domain-containing protein gives rise to the protein MVPEEGEIRSYERMFTEEDIERFAELSGDSGRQHVERDAEGRLMAQGLLTATLPTKIGGEMNYVARTLDFEFLQPVYAGDTITCETEMTRVSEEEHRTLLASEFVCTNEDGTEVLRGESDGQIPK